The following are encoded in a window of Lampris incognitus isolate fLamInc1 chromosome 15, fLamInc1.hap2, whole genome shotgun sequence genomic DNA:
- the hlx1 gene encoding H2.0-like homeobox protein isoform X1, with product MYTTGLNPFYASNFSLWSAYCAGGFAVDTIKKPSFCIADILQAGDAENIPGSSALMVHMGHRPQALSGGSPLRPAPVAPEAAVFGGRVNPAASPYHRHGLHLTTVPRTFTGTSQQAPPPTSKDLKFGIDRILSTDFDPKIKEASSLRDLTSIVSSNRQSGIHVPVQSAASQYFSSIDPAMSDASSMMNSLGHNTRQSGQHQFQDAFPGPYAVLTKDTMPQTYKRKRSWSRAVFSNLQRKGLEKRFEIQKYVTKPDRKQLAAMLGLTDAQVKVWFQNRRMKWRHSKEAQAQKDKEKEQPDKCAAEAGAKLPPEESECESEGSESELDEGQEDKSDVDISEHDNKTSVIISGTAPPVGAVTETVTNTAASQMLI from the exons ATGTACACGACCGGGCTGAATCCCTTTTACGCGTCGAACTTCAGCCTCTGGTCCGCGTATTGCGCGGGCGGCTTCGCCGTGGACACGATAAAGAAGCCGTCCTTCTGCATCGCGGACATCCTGCAAGCCGGAGACGCCGAGAACATCCCCGGCTCGTCGGCCCTCATGGTGCACATGGGCCACCGCCCGCAGGCGCTCTCCGGCGGCTCCCCGCTGCGCCCCGCTCCCGTGGCGCCGGAGGCGGCGGTGTTCGGCGGCCGAGTGAACCCGGCCGCGTCTCCCTACCACAGACACGGACTACACTTAACCACTGTGCCCAGAACGTTTACCGGCACCTCCCAGCAGGCTCCGCCGCCCACCAGCAAGGACCTCAAATTCGGAATCGATCGGATATTGTCCACAGACTTTGACCCCAAAATCAAAGAGGCGTCGTCGCTGAGAG ATCTCACATCCATTGTTAGTTCAAACCGTCAGTCAGGGATCCATGTCCCCGTTCAGTCTGCAGCGAGCCAGTACTTCTCCTCCATAGACCCTGCGATGAGCGACGCCTCCTCCATGATGAACTCACTAGGCCACAACACCAGACAATCAGGCCAGCATCAGTTTCAGGACGCCTTCCCAG GTCCCTATGCTGTTCTCACGAAAGACACGATGCCACAAACGTACAAACGAAAGAGGTCATGGTCGAGGGCGGTGTTTTCCAACCTTCAGAGGAAAGGACTGGAGAAGCGATTCGAAATCCAGAAGTACGTCACCAAGCCGGACAGAAAACAGCTGGCCGCCATGCTGGGCCTGACAGACGCCCAG GTCAAAGTTTGGTTCCAGAACAGGCGCATGAAGTGGAGGCATTCGAAGGAGGCGCAGGCGCAAAAGGACAAGGAGAAGGAGCAGCCGGACAAGTGCGCGGCGGAGGCGGGGGCCAAGCTGCCGCCCGAGGAGTCGGAGTGCGAGAGCGAGGGCAGCGAGTCGGAACTGGACGAAGGGCAGGAGGACAAAAGCGACGTGGACATTTCCGAGCACGACAACAAGACCAGCGTCATCATAAGCGGGACTGCCCCGCCCGTCGGCGCCGTCACGGAGACTGTCACGAACACAGCGGCGTCGCAGATGTTGATATGA
- the hlx1 gene encoding H2.0-like homeobox protein isoform X2, which translates to MYTTGLNPFYASNFSLWSAYCAGGFAVDTIKKPSFCIADILQAGDAENIPGSSALMVHMGHRPQALSGGSPLRPAPVAPEAAVFGGRVNPAASPYHRHGLHLTTVPRTFTGTSQQAPPPTSKDLKFGIDRILSTDFDPKIKEASSLRGPYAVLTKDTMPQTYKRKRSWSRAVFSNLQRKGLEKRFEIQKYVTKPDRKQLAAMLGLTDAQVKVWFQNRRMKWRHSKEAQAQKDKEKEQPDKCAAEAGAKLPPEESECESEGSESELDEGQEDKSDVDISEHDNKTSVIISGTAPPVGAVTETVTNTAASQMLI; encoded by the exons ATGTACACGACCGGGCTGAATCCCTTTTACGCGTCGAACTTCAGCCTCTGGTCCGCGTATTGCGCGGGCGGCTTCGCCGTGGACACGATAAAGAAGCCGTCCTTCTGCATCGCGGACATCCTGCAAGCCGGAGACGCCGAGAACATCCCCGGCTCGTCGGCCCTCATGGTGCACATGGGCCACCGCCCGCAGGCGCTCTCCGGCGGCTCCCCGCTGCGCCCCGCTCCCGTGGCGCCGGAGGCGGCGGTGTTCGGCGGCCGAGTGAACCCGGCCGCGTCTCCCTACCACAGACACGGACTACACTTAACCACTGTGCCCAGAACGTTTACCGGCACCTCCCAGCAGGCTCCGCCGCCCACCAGCAAGGACCTCAAATTCGGAATCGATCGGATATTGTCCACAGACTTTGACCCCAAAATCAAAGAGGCGTCGTCGCTGAGAG GTCCCTATGCTGTTCTCACGAAAGACACGATGCCACAAACGTACAAACGAAAGAGGTCATGGTCGAGGGCGGTGTTTTCCAACCTTCAGAGGAAAGGACTGGAGAAGCGATTCGAAATCCAGAAGTACGTCACCAAGCCGGACAGAAAACAGCTGGCCGCCATGCTGGGCCTGACAGACGCCCAG GTCAAAGTTTGGTTCCAGAACAGGCGCATGAAGTGGAGGCATTCGAAGGAGGCGCAGGCGCAAAAGGACAAGGAGAAGGAGCAGCCGGACAAGTGCGCGGCGGAGGCGGGGGCCAAGCTGCCGCCCGAGGAGTCGGAGTGCGAGAGCGAGGGCAGCGAGTCGGAACTGGACGAAGGGCAGGAGGACAAAAGCGACGTGGACATTTCCGAGCACGACAACAAGACCAGCGTCATCATAAGCGGGACTGCCCCGCCCGTCGGCGCCGTCACGGAGACTGTCACGAACACAGCGGCGTCGCAGATGTTGATATGA
- the slc35f6 gene encoding solute carrier family 35 member F6, with the protein MAWTKYQLVLAGLMLTTGSINTLAAKWADMFSAKGCHGDPEHQFAHPFVQAVAMFLGEFSCLAVFYILLCYDRRCPEPKMNPGQSFNPLIFLPPAMCDMTATSLMYVALSMTSASSFQMLRGAVIIFTGLLSVAFLGRRLLTSQWIGILTTILGLVVVGLADFVNGHKDDTHKLSEVITGDLLIIMAQIIVSVQMVLEEKFVYKHDVHPLRAVGTEGLFGFFVLSLLLIPMFFIPVGSFSNNPRQVLEDALDAFCQIGYQPLIVLALLGNTVSIAFFNFAGISVTKEISATTRMVLDSLRTLVIWVVSLALGWETFHGLQVLGFVILLLGTALYNGLHRPLLAMLPCCAGTVNEVEEGSSAERERLLDNGRVQADDES; encoded by the exons ATGGCCTGGACGAAGTACCAGCTCGTCCTTGCGGGACTTATGCTCACCACCGGCTCCATCAACACCTTAGCAGCCAA ATGGGCCGACATGTTCTCAGCCAAGGGTTGCCATGGCGACCCCGAACACCAGTTCGCTCACCCGTTTGTACAG GCGGTAGCCATGTTCCTGGGGGAGTTCAGTTGTCTAGCGGTCTTCTACATCCTGCTATGCTATGACAGACGCTGCCCGGAGCCCAAAATGAACCCCGGCCAGAGCTTCAACCCGCTCATCTTCCTCCCCCCTGCCATGTGTGACATGACTGCAACCTCCCTCATGTATGTTG CACTCAGCATGACAAGTGCCTCCAGCTTCCAGATGCTTCGCGGAGCCGTCATCATCTTCACCGGCCTGCTCTCCGTGGCTTTCCTGGGGCGCCGCTTGCTGACCAGCCAGTGGATTGGCATCCTGACCACCATCCTGGGCCTGGTGGTGGTGGGCCTGGCCGACTTTGTGAATGGGCACAAGGACGACACACACAAACTCAGCGAAGTCATCACCG GAGACCTCCTGATCATCATGGCTCAGATCATCGTCTCAGTGCAAATGGTCCTGGAGGAGAAGTTTGTCTACAAACATGATGTCCATCCTCTGCGGGCCGTAGGCACTGAAG GGTTGTTTGGCTTCTTTGTGCTGTCCCTGCTGCTCATCCCCATGTTCTTCATCCCTGTGGGCAGTTTCAGCAACAACCCTCGACAGGTTCTAGAGGATGCCCTCGATGCCTTCTGTCAGATTGGCTACCAGCCGCTCATCGTTTTGGCGTTGCTGGGCAACACCGTCAGCATCGCCTTTTTCAATTTTGCCGGCATCAGCGTCACCAAGGAGATAAGCGCCACCACGCGCATGGTTCTGGACAGTCTGCGCACGCTGGTTATCTGGGTAGTGAGCCTGGCTTTAGGCTGGGAAACCTTCCATGGCCTGCAGGTGCTCGGCTTCGTAATCCTGCTCCTGGGCACAGCCCTTTACAATGGACTGCACCGCCCCCTGCTGGCCATGTTGCCCTGCTGCGCAGGGACGGTGAATGAGGTGGAAGAGGGCAGCtcagcagagagggagagactgctCGATAACGGCAGGGTCCAAGCAGATGATGAGAGCTAA